The sequence AGGCTGTCAGCTACTTTTGTTGTGAAACCATTCTCAGCTATTTTTCGATAGTATTTTTGAGAAGGTTTAGTATTAGCATCTAAAGTTGCTTTGTAAAACGGAATCCAGGCTTGAAGGCCAGCATAATGATTCAGCAAATCTTTGAAAGTGATATTTTCTTTGTTTGTTTTAGCAAAAAACGGCACCATATCTTTTAGTTTGGTGTCCAGCGTTACTTTGTTTTTATCGTACAATTGCATCACATTTGGCAGAGTCGAAATCATTTTTGAAATCGAAGCCACGTCATATAAATCTGAATTGGTTACTGTTTTCCCGTTGTCATAAGTTTGAGTTCCATACGATTTCTGAAAAATTACGCTTCCTTTTCTTGCCACTAAAACCTGCATTCCTGGTGTCATTTTTCCGTCAATTGCTTTTTGTGCTACAGCATCAATTTTAGACAAAATAGCTGGATTCATATTTACATTTTCTGGAGCTGTAAATGCTAATCGATTTAGTTTTTCTGTAGTTAGACCATCATTTACATGAAAAGCATCATTAATCGAAACAGGCAGTTTTCCTTTAGCTTCAATGGCTCCAAAAAGCAATTCTGCAGAAACTACTTGGCTAATATCCGAGTTTTGGTAGGAAACTACTAAACCTTCAATATCATCAAAGTTATCAATTGACAGAAGTGAATACGGTTTGGCAAAAACATCCAAAATCACTCTGTTGTGCTTTGCAATTTCTTTCAGCCAAAGCATTTCTTGTAGCGTGAATTCTTGTTTTTCCCAAGGCTTATTTACTTTATGAAAGCTGATAATAACCTTGTCAAACTTTTTTAATTCACTATTCAAACTGTCAAGATTGGTGTCTTTAACTTCTGTAATATCAGTGTATTTTTTTAAAGTAGAAATGAAAGTGCTGTTGGTATCTTCACCCAATTTTACGTAAGCAATTTTTTCGCTTAAATCTTTTATTGGAAGTACTTCTTTTTCATTTTTTAAAACGGTAATTGCATTTTCATACAATTTATAATGCAAAGCATCATTTTGCGTCGGATTCAAATCTTCATACAAATTATTTAAATCAATTGGTTTGTATTTGTTCAATCCTGCTTTGTATTTATAGTGCAATATTTTTTTTACAGAATGTGCTAGACGTTCTTCTGTAATTACTTTTTCGTTGTAAGCCACTTCTAGTTTTTGAAAAGCGACAGGCACATTTTCTGGGCAAAGCAAAATATCATTTCCAGCTAAAATTACGGCTATTTCCAAATCGCCTGGACCTTTGAAATTAGCTGCGCCTTTCATCGCTAAACCATCAGTAAAAATCAATCCGTTGAAGGCTAATTCTTTTTGAAGCAGGTTCGTAACGACATTATAAGAAGCCGAAGAAGGACAATTTGGCTGTGATTCTAAACTCGGGATATTAAGATGCGCAACCATTACAGAAGCTAAACCTTCGTCGAATAATTTTTTGTATGGATATAATTCTACCAATTCTAGTCTGTCTTTAGAAAAATTAACGGTAGGCAAAGCTTTATGCGAATCGGTTGAAGTGTCGCCATGTCCAGGAAAATGTTTTCCAGTGCAGAAAACGCCGTTTCCTTGAATTCCTTTCATCAAGGCAATCGCTTTTTCGCTTACGTTTACTTTATCTTCACCAAAAGAACGGTTTCCGATAATTGGGTTTTTAGGGTTTGTATTAATATCTAAAACAGGAGCGAAGTTGAAATGAACACCGATTCTTTTGTTTTCGGTGGCCATATTTTTTCCCACTTTTTCAATTAAGCTCAAATCTTGAATCGCACCCAGAGTCATGTTCCAAGGATAACGATAAGTTGAATCCAAACGCATGGCTAATCCCCATTCGGCATCAATACCAATCATCAAAGGAACTTTTGATTTTGATTGATACAAATTGGTCAATTTTGCCTGACGAACGGGTCCGCCTTGAAAGAAAATAACATTTCCTATTTTGTAATCTTCAATAAGTTTGCTGATTTGATTAACGTGTGCAGAATCTTTATTAGAATAAGCAGAAACCATAAATAGCTGACCAATTTTTTCCTGAACCGTCATTTTGTTGTAAATGCTGTCGACCCAAGCCGTTTCCTGATCAGAATCTTTAAAGAATGTCTTTTTTTCAGCGGTATTTTTTTGGACATAAACAACCGTGTCCTTCAAAGGAATGCCTTTTTTGGAATCGGTTACGCTGTTTTTTTTAGAAGCACAATTGGTAATTAAAAATATAAAAGAGGCGTATAAACTGATTTTTATGAATGAATTTTTCATGTGATTTTTTTTAAAATCAAATTTGAATTTTAGCATCAAATCCAAATCGATTAATCAATATTGAAAAGCTGATTAGAAGCTTATTTTGTCACTCGTTTTGGAGCTTGTAATGTATAAACCTAAATACGTTATTAATCCGTTTAGTACGATTAATTCGTTATCAAAAACATATCCTGCAAAAAGCAATTTCGAGTTTTCATTTATTAGATAAGTGAAAAATGGTGATAACAAACAGATTATCGGTACGAGTTTGTCATGGACATTTCTAGATTTTTGGAACAAGCCAAAAGCATATAATCCTAGCAACGGCCCATAAGTGTACGAAGCGACTTTAAAGATCATTCCCACAACAGAACTGTCGTTTATTGCATTAAAAACCAAGATGATAAAAAACACTAAAACTGAGAAACTGATGTGTACTAAATGTCTAATTTTTACCGTGTTTTTTTTGTGACTGTTTTCTGCTTTGTCCATTCCTAAAAAGTCAACACAGAAAGAAGTTGTTAAAGCTGTTAATGCCGAATCTGTAGTAGCAAAAGTGGCAGCAATGATTCCTAATAAAAAGACAATTGCAGGAATTAGCGCTAAATGATTTAAGGCAATTTCTGGAAATAGTAAATCGGTTCTTGGTTTTCCTGTAACCAAATCAGTTGGAATTGAAATGCCGTTTTTGTTTGCGTAGATGTACAAAAGCGCTCCAACGCTCAAAAAGAAAATATTGATTACTACAAATATTCCTGTAAAAGTGAACATGTTTTTTTGCGCTTCGCCAATGTTTTTGCAGCTCAGGTTTTTTTGCATTAAATCCTGATCCAAGCCTGTCATGGCAATCGTTACAAACATTCCGCCTATAATTTGTTTTATGAAATGGAATTTGCTTCCCATAAAATCATCGAAGAAAAATATCTTAGAATAATTGCTGTTTTTCACTTCTTCAAAAGCGCTGATGGCACTTAAATCCATTCGGTCGCAAATGAAATAAATGGTTAAGAAAACCGAAGTAACCAAGAAGAATGTCTGCAGAGTATCCGTAATAATAATCGTTTTTAGTCCGCCTCTGTACGTGTACGAGAAAATAAGCAATAAAGAAATCAAAACGGTAAAAGCAAACGGAACATGATAGAAATCAAAGACAAAACGCTGTAAAACAATAACAACCAAATAAAGTCTGAATGCCGAGCTGATTGTTCTGCTGATCAGGAAAATAGAAGCCGCTGTTTTATAACTGAAAATACCCATTCTGTGCTCGATATAACTGTAAATCGAAGTCAGATTCATTCTGTAATACAGAGGCAGCAATAATTTTGTAATTACAATAAAACCGAGTGCGTTTCCTAAAACAAACTGAAAATATTTGAATTGTTCACCACTTGCTGCACCAACCTCGCCCGGAACCGATATGAAAGTAACTCCAGAAAGAGCCGTTCCAATCATCCCGAAAGCAACTAAATACCATTTTGAATTTTTATTGGCAGTAAAAAAAGCTTGATTGCCGCTATCTTTCTTGCTTACTCTGTGCGAGATATAGAATAATGTTCCGAAATAAATGATAATTAAGAGAAGGATGGTGCTTGGTGTCATTTTGTTTTTTGGTGTTTGATTCTTTTATAAAACTATAAAAGATTTTAAATAGTTTCGGTTTTGCAGATTTTTATTTTTGTGCCTGTAAAACTGCTCGTACGCTTTTGTGTTTATGCAATAATTCTTCGGCTAAATCATATTCGATATCCAGCTCTTCCATGATCATTTTGATACCTCGTTTTACCAGTTTTTCATTTGAAAGCTGCATATCAACCATTTTGTTGCCTTTCACTTTTCCTAATTTAATCATTACTGAAGTAGAGATCATGTTTAGGGTCAGTTTTTGAGCCGTTCCCGATTTCATTCTTGTACTTCCAGTTAAAAATTCTGGGCCTACAATTAATTCAATAGGATAATCTGCTTCTTGAGCAATAAGTCCATTGCTGATACAAGAAATACTTCCTGTTTTTACGTTGTGTTCTTTGGCTTTTTTCAGAGCTCCTAAAACATAAGGCGTGTTTCCAGAAGCCGCAATTCCGATAATGAAATCAAGACTTGAGATTTCAAATTTTTCTAAATCTTTCCAAGCTTGCTCGGTGTCATCTTCAGCATTTTCAACTGCTTTTCTAATAGCAGTGTCGCCACCAGCAATAATTCCGATGATCATATCATGTGGCACGCCAAAAGTCGGCGGACATTCTGATGCATCTAAAATTCCGATTCTTCCTGAAGTTCCTGCTCCAATATAAAATAATCGGCCACCCAATTGCATTTTCTTGACAATTGCTTTAACGAGTTTTTCAATTTTAGGAATTTGTTCTTCAATAATATTCGGTACTTTTTTGTCTTCTGTATTAATGTTTGTAAGAAGTTCTTTCACGCTCATTTGATCCAAATCTTTGTACAAAGATTCTTGTTCAGTTTCAGGATTTTTATTTTTCATTTTTCTCTTTTTTTTTGATTTTTGAAACCAAATTCTTTCGAATAAGGACTTCGTTTTTTTGCATTAATAGTCTCTATTTTATTGAAAAAATAGTGGAATTCGTGTGAATTATTGAATTAAGGGATTATTTGTAAATCAGGTATTTTGTTCGCATTTTTTTGAAAGCTTCCAAGTCTTTCTGCCAAGTTTTTCTTATGGCAACTTCAGAAACACCGCTTTCAATTTGCTGTTGTAATTTTTTTGTTCCTGCAAGCTTGGTAAAAAAAGCATTGAAGAATTTTGTTTTGTCGCTCGTATTTTGATACGCTTTAATCAACCATTTTAATTCGAGTTGTTTTAGTTTTGGATATTTTGTTAAATCCTCACCAAAACATTCTTTTCCGTTGTATAAAGGATCTTTTGCGCCAAAATTTGGTTTCGGCGTAAAGCGGAAATTGGTTTTGGCTAAATAGGGCGAGCCATAAATTTGAAATTGTGTTTCAGTGCCACGGCCCACGCTTACATTTGTTCCTTCAAAAAGGCATAAACTCGCATAAAGATTGATTGATTGGTCATTCGGCAAATTCGGAGATGGTTTAACCAATAAGCTGTAAGGCATTGTGCGTTTATAATCCAAACATGGAATAACAGTTAATTTGCATTGCGCACCATCCTTCAGCCATTTTTCACCATTTACCATTTGTGCATATTCTCCAATCGTCAGACCGTGGAGAAGCGGAATAGGGTGCATGCCGACAAAACTTGTAAATTCTTTTTCTAAAAGCGGACCGTCAACGATGGAACCATTCGGATTTGGTCTGTCAAAAACAATAAGCGGAACGTTATTTTCTGCGCAAGCTTCCATCACATAATGAAGCGAAGAAATATAAGTATAGAATCGTGCACCAACATCTTGCAGGTCAAAAATCATGACGTCAATTCCTGCTAATTGCGCTGGTTTTGGCTTTTTATTGTCGCCGTAAAGTGAAATAATTGGCAAACCGGTTTTTGGATCTTTTCCGTCAACAACATGTTCGCCTGCATCAGCAGTTCCTCTGAACCCGTGTTCTGGAGCAAAAATAGTCTGAATGGCGATTTTTTTCTCTAAAAGAAAATCAACCACATGTGTTTTGTCAGACAAGATTCCAGTTTGATTCGTCACAATTCCAACTTTTTTATCTTTTAAAATCGGAAGATATTTTTCGTAATTATCTGCACCAGTTTTAATTACAGAAGCATTGATTTCCAATGAATTCTGATTTTGAATTGTTGAAGAATGAGACGGAATACAAAATAGAAATGCCGCAACAAAAGCGCTTTTTGCTATAAATTTTATCATTTTAAATACAGTTAATTGTTAAGACAAAAAAATTGACAAAATAAAATTAAGATTTTATCGGGATGTATATGAATGTTTTAGGTAGATTGGGGGAAATCTAAAAACTAATATTGTATGGCCTGAATTATTCAGGTGAGAATCTTATTTTGTCTTTTTGTCTGTCACGATGTGTTTAAAAAAGAATGTTTTTTAAATACTGCCCCCAAAAAACATGAAATTTTGGAGGCAGTTTTACTATTGATTTTTCAGTTTTTACTGAATTACCAGCCTGGGTTTTGTTTTAATGTTACACCTTCAGCCAAGTACAAATTGATGTCATTTGTTGGAATTGCACTTAGGTAATTTTTAGGTGATACAAACAATCTTGTTACACCTGCTGCGTAAGGAATTACATATCCTTGTGCATTTACTTTTGTTTTAGTATTTCCGCCTATCAAAGAAACTATTCTAGCTCCTAAAATAACATCTGGATTAGCATTAGTGTCTAAATAATCTCCTTTTTTCCAACGAATAAGATCTTCTTTTCTCATAGAAGTCCAGCTCATGAACTCAATTCTGCGCTCACGACGAATCTCATATATAATTGGACTAACAATTCCGCTTATTTGCTCTAACGCAGATGTTCTTTGCGGATCATCGATTTGTACACCATTAGCAAAAGCATTTGTGCCATCTGTAGTCAAAATAGCTATTCCTGCACGTGTACGAACTTTGTTGATTGATAAATTAAGATCGTTGTTAGTAATTGTGCCTAATTCAGCACAAGCTTCAGCATAATTCAAATAAACCTCGCTTAGTGTAAAGATAGGTGCATCAATTTGATTTTGTCCAATTGTTGTAACCTCTGTACCTGTTGCAGCTGGGTTATTGTATAGTTGAATTACATAACCTGTTATAGAGGTCAAACCATTGAAAGGTTTGTCAGAATAAGCATAATCTACATTGCTGAAAGCTTTAGCAAATCTTGGATCTCTGTTGGCAAATGTATTGGCAATAGTAGCATCACCTAAATATTGAGCATTTCCTGCTTGTTTGATAGGCAATCCATTTGTAGTTACATAACTTTCTGCAGCGAATTTTGTCAATCCGTTTTGAACAGTAGAGGTATTGGTGTACGCTTGAATTCCATTTCCTAAAACACCTTTAATGTATCTTTTTGTCAAAATTACTTCACTGTTTCCTAATAGCTCAAGAGAATTGTAAAGTGCTTTCCAATCTGCATTTAATTTATAAGAATTGTTGTTCATTACAGCTAAAGAAGCATCTTTTGCTTTTTGAAGATAAGCATTTCCATTTTGACCTAGATTGTATTTTCTGTAAGTACCTTCAGTTAAACATACTTTGCTTAATAATGCATAAGCAGTGTATTTGTTTACTGTAATATTACTGTCATCAACGTTTAATAACATTGGAATTGCTTCTTCCAAATCTTTAATAACATTGTCCATAACTTCTGCTCTTGAAGAAGCTGGTTTGTATACATTAGGATCGCTTTGAGCTAAATATTTATCTGTATACGGTACATCGCCAAATTGCTGTGCTAAACGGAAATAGGTATTAGCTCTAAAAAACTTTGCAACACCTATATAGTGATTTTTCTTCACCTGATCCATAGGTACATTTGGTACTCTTTCTAGCATCAAGTTACAACGGCGAATCAAAGTGTAATATTCGTTCCAGTTTGCGTTAGTTGCATTTGCAGCAGTTGGAAAGTTCGTAAAAACGTTCATTGCCAAGTTGTCATCTATTAATCCGGTAGACGTAGCGTGGAAGTAAAAGTCGGCCGTAGTACCAGCATTATTTCCGTACCCATTGAAGGTATTATAGTTTAGCCAAGAATATGTTTTTACGTTATTTTCTGAAGTCCAAAAATTGTCGTCTGTAAACACATCTTCTGGAGGTGTATCCAAAAAATCTGAACAGCTAACAGCTAGACTCGCAAAAGTTAGCAAGGCCACTGATAGTTTTATCCTAGAGTTTATTATTAGTTTTCTCATTTTGATTAATTTTTAATTTTTAATACCTTATTTAGAACGCAATTTGGACACCAAATGACCATGTTTTAGAGTAAGGGAAAGTTCTTCCCCAAGCTGCTTCAGTTTCATTGATTTCAGGATCTACTGGTAATTTGCTGCTTTTCCAAGTAACTAAGTTTAATGCTGAAATATACGGTCTAATTTTGTCGATGCCAGCTTTTTGAGTAATGCTTTTAGGAATTGTATATCCAAGCGTTACTGATTTTAAACGTAAATAAGACATGTCTAACAAATAGCGTGATTGCGCCACAAAGTTGTTTGATCCAGGTGCATAAGCTCCAAAAGCATTTCCTGAATGTCCTGGGTATGGATTAGGGAAATAAGCATCTGTGTTTTGTGGTGTCCAGTAATCATTCTGGTTCACATACATAGCATCAGTTCTGTTATAGAAAGGTAAGATTAGATCTGAAGTTGCCCAATATTGACGTTTACCTACTCCTTGGAAGAAAGCATCAATATCAAATCCATATAAAGCACTTCCAAGACGGATTCCGTATTGGTAACGAGGCGTTGTATTACCAATTACTTTTAAATCTCCTGGCTTAAGAGCTGTTCCATCTCCTCTTGTGATTACTCCGTCTCCATCTAAATCTTTGTACATTACATCTCCAGCGCCAAATTTGAAAGCACCTGTTCTTACGTTTTTATAATCAACGCCATTTACGATTAATCCTGTAGCATCAACTTGATCTGTAGATTGAATTAAGCGGTCTGTTTCTAATCCCCAGATTTCGCCTAATTTTTGACCTGCATAAAAAGATCCTAAAAGTTTAGAAGAGTTGTTCCATTCTGTTACTTCAGTAGTATTGTCAGAAAGGGTAAGATCAGCATAAACATTGATATCTTTGTTTATTTGTTTATTAAAGTTAAGCGCTAACTCCCAACCAGTTGTTCTTAAATTTCCTGAGTTTGTATTCGCTGCAGTTTGACCAAATGAACCTGGAAGTGTTTTTCCTGGAGCTAACATTCCTTTAGTATCACGTTGGTAATAATCAAATGTTAAACCTAACATATTAAAGATACGAATATCAATACCAATATCTTGAGTAGTTACTTTTTCCCAAGTTAAATTAGGGTCAACATTTGAAGGTTGATTAACAGAAGGAGGAATAGTTGAACCACTACCTAGCCAAAAAGGATTAGAGTTGGTCATAGTTGGCAAAAAGGCATTGGCAGCAATATTTTGATTTCCGATTGAACCAACAGATCCACGGATTTTCAAATCATTTAACCAGCTTTTTGTGCTTTCCATGAAACTTTCTTCCGAAATTCTATATCCAACAGAAGCAGAAGGGAAGAATCCCCATTGCTCATCTGAAGGGAATTTTGACGAACCGTCATAACGTCCATTTAGTTCCAATAAATATTTTCCTTTGTAATCATAATTCACACGTGCAAAGAAACCAGCAATTGCATATCTTGATAAACCTGGATTTAAAATGTCATTAGACGAAAGAGGCGAAGTAAATTGATCACCAATAGCTAAGTTAAATTCTGGTTTTGTTTTGTCTAGAAGTGTATTTCTACGAGCATACGTTCTTTCGAAATCATACCATTCTGAGTTCAAACCACCTAATACCTTGAAGTTGTGGCCTTCTCCTAATGTTTTAGTATAATTTCCAAAAATGTTTGCTACATTTCTTGTATATGATGATTTAGCTTGTGCCACAAAATCGTTTGCACTTTCCATCATGGTAGGTTTTCCTGCAACTAAGTCGGCAGCACTTGTCCACCAGTCCCAAAGAGGTATTTGCCCACCGTTCATTTTTAGGCTTGAGAAATTATTGTTGATACTGTATTCTCCAACGATATTAAAGTCTTTCGTGATTTGAGCAGTAAGTCTTCCACTGATCCTCATATCATTTGACTTGCTTTCGTTTTGACTTGCGTTTGCCATATATCCTGGCGCATGTCTGAAATAAGTACCATTGTAAGTACCGTAAGGGAAATAAGAACCCCAACGCATGTAATATCCAAAATATCCGTTACCAGCAGTATCAAGACCACTATTATAGTAGTTGAAAGGAGAGTCATATTCTTGGAAAGTTCCTAATACTTTAAAGTCTCCTGTAAGCCAGCTCGCCAATTGTGTTGTAAATCCAAGATTAAGATTGAATCTTTGGTTAGTCTCGTTATTGATTTTCATCACACCTTCTTGATTAGCAAGTCCTAACGAAACAATAAACGAACTCTTATCGCCCAAAGAACCTTGAGCTGATAAGTTATGAAGCGTTTGTAATGAATTCTTTTTCAACATTTCATCATGCGGATTCCAAATTCTGTAGAAATATTCTTTTCCGCCAATCACGTCAAAATCTTCTCCTAAGATCATGTTTTTATTGTTAGGATCTCTTGTTGCGGCATATTTTTCTTTCCAGTTGATGATTCCAGGCAATAATGTTTTGTAGTTCATACCAAAAGATTCTGGATTTGCATTACCAGCTCTGGCTTGTGCATCGATCATTGCAGGAAGTTCCACAGTAGGATCATTAAATTGAACCAAAGAAATAGGGTTGCTTATTGCCACATTGTTACTGTAGGCGAATCGTACTTTTCCTTTAGCATTTTTACCGCTTTTAGTAGTAATTAAGATAACTCCAAATGCAGCACGTGCACCATAAATAGAAGCAGAAGCGGCATCTTTAAGTACAGACATCGATTCTACGTCTTCTGCATTTAGCATTGACAAATCGCCAGGAACACCATCCACTAAAATAAGTGGCGATCCTGTAGCTACTCCATTAACAATAGTTCCAGCTCCACGAATGTTCACATTTGATCCCTTGCTTATGTTACCTGAATTATAAGTAATGTTAAGCCCAGGAGTTGTTCCTTGTAAACCTTTTGTGATATCTGTAATAGGAATGCTTCCTAAAGCTTTTTTTACATCTACTTTAGCAACAGCACCTGTAAGATTTGCTTTTTTCTGAGAAGAGAATCCCACAACAACTACTTCATCCAATTTTGCAGTAGCCGCTGCAAGAGAAATGTTAAGTTTTTGTTGTCCTTCAATTTTTACTACCTGAGTTTCAGAACCCATGTAGCTAAAGCTTAGCGATTGTCCCTGCGCTACGTTGATGCTGAAGTTTCCATCAAAATCAGTAGTTGTACCGTTTGGAGTTCCCTGAATCACTACGCTGACTCCCGGTATGGGAAAACCGTCTGCTTTGTTTTTAACAGTTCCAGTAATTGTTTTTGTTTGCCCAAATGTCACTTGAATGAACAAAACCAACAATGAAATAAGGAATAATTTTTTCATAATAATCTGGTTTTTTTTATGGTTGTTGAGCAAATATATTTATTTATTGCATACAATTGCATTTTTTTGTCTTTTTTTTCTAAAATTAACTCAAATAACGCAAAATAACGCAAAATATAATGTTTTAATTAGGCTGCGTTAATAATTAAAATCTTTTAATTTGCGGAATGTTGCATATTCAATATGTGTTTTTTACTATAATTTGAAATAATTGATATATTTGCTCTGAATTTTAACTTTTTAAGAAAATGCTGAAAGCCGAAAGACATCAATATATAATGACTAAGCTTAATGAGGACCAAAAGGTTGTCACGACAGATTTAGCGTTGGCTCTAGATTTGTCAGAAGATACTATTCGCCGAGATTTGAACGAGTTAGACAGCAAAAAGCTGTTAGAGAAAGTATACGGAGGAGCAGTTCAGGTTTCTGAAAAATCGGCTAATATATTTGATATTTATATTTCGGAAGAAGAGCAAAAAAAGCATATCGTAACAAAAGCATTGTCATTACTTCGTGACGATCAAGTTATTATAATGAGTGGTGGAAGCACCAATTTGGTCTTTGCAAAGTTAATACCTGCCGATTTAAAAGCGACAATTTATACGTATAGTCTTCCAATTGCCATGCAATTATCACAGCATCCAAACATAGATTTGATCTTCATTGGAGGAAAAATGCAGAAAAACGCAATGGTAACTATTGGTATGGATGTAATTCAGGTGGTATCCAAAATCAAAGCTGATATTTGTTTCATTGGCGCCAGCAGCATCAATATAAAACAAGGTTTGACTGAGATTGGATATGAAATCTCTATTGTTAAAAAAGCAATGATTGAGGCTTCAGATAAGGTAGTTTCAATGTTTTCTTCGGATAAATTAGATACAAAAATGCCTCATGGCGTATGCGAACTTACAAAGTTGAATACAATTTTAACCGATTTAGATCCGAATGATGCCAAATTAGAAGAGTATCGAAAATCAGGCGTACACATCTTATAAATTATTGTTTCAAAAAGACAAGTCTGCATGTTTTTGCGTTTTTTAAAATTTATTTTGTTAAATAACGCAAAATAATGTAGTGTTTCTCTTTTTTGTATATATATTTGTTAAAGCTTAGCCTTTGGCAAAATATATGAATATCATTACTTCATCATTTTACGGTTTATTGGCAGGCTAAATATTGATTTCAACATGATTTATATGCTGTTTTGAGGACAGTTTGAATCTAATGAAAAATGGAATCAAATATTGTAAAAACAACCAAAGCAATAGAACCAGTAAAATGCCCAATTCTCCACAACTAAAAGAACTATCTGCTTCATTAGAAGGAAATCTTTTTCATGATGAGCTTCATAAAAAAATATATTCGACAGATGCTTCTGCTTACAGAATTACGCCGGTTGCGGTAGCAATTCCGAAAACAGAAGAGGATATCGTTAAGATTATTCGTTTCGCATCCCAAAATCAGATTTCAATAACACCAAGAACAGCAGGAACTTCTTTAGCTGGACAAACCGTTGGTAGCGGTATAATTGTCGATGTTTCCAAACATTTTACCAAAATTGTTGCTTTTGATGCCGAAAAGAAAACGGTAACCGTTCAGCCCGGAGTAATTCGCGACGAGCTGAATTTGTTTTTAAAACCGCACGGATTATTTTTTGCGCCAACAACATCAACTACTAATAGATGCATGATTGGCGGCATGGTGGGAAATAATTCTTCTGGGACAACTTCAATTCGTTACGGTGTTACCAGAGATAAAATTGTAGAAATAAAAGCAGTTTTGAGCGACGGAACGCTTGCTGTATTTAAGGATTTAACTTCTAAAGAATTTATTGAGAAAACAAAAGGTGATTCTTTAGAAAGTAAAATTTATAAATCGATTTACGAAGAACTTTCAAGTAAAGAAAATCAGGAAGAGATTTTAAGAGAGTTTCCAAAACCAGAAATTCACCGAAGAAACACAGGTTACGCGATTGATGCTTTGTTGAAATCGGAACTTTTTTCGGGAACGG comes from Flavobacterium sp. KACC 22761 and encodes:
- a CDS encoding sodium:solute symporter, coding for MTPSTILLLIIIYFGTLFYISHRVSKKDSGNQAFFTANKNSKWYLVAFGMIGTALSGVTFISVPGEVGAASGEQFKYFQFVLGNALGFIVITKLLLPLYYRMNLTSIYSYIEHRMGIFSYKTAASIFLISRTISSAFRLYLVVIVLQRFVFDFYHVPFAFTVLISLLLIFSYTYRGGLKTIIITDTLQTFFLVTSVFLTIYFICDRMDLSAISAFEEVKNSNYSKIFFFDDFMGSKFHFIKQIIGGMFVTIAMTGLDQDLMQKNLSCKNIGEAQKNMFTFTGIFVVINIFFLSVGALLYIYANKNGISIPTDLVTGKPRTDLLFPEIALNHLALIPAIVFLLGIIAATFATTDSALTALTTSFCVDFLGMDKAENSHKKNTVKIRHLVHISFSVLVFFIILVFNAINDSSVVGMIFKVASYTYGPLLGLYAFGLFQKSRNVHDKLVPIICLLSPFFTYLINENSKLLFAGYVFDNELIVLNGLITYLGLYITSSKTSDKISF
- a CDS encoding glycoside hydrolase family 3 N-terminal domain-containing protein encodes the protein MKNSFIKISLYASFIFLITNCASKKNSVTDSKKGIPLKDTVVYVQKNTAEKKTFFKDSDQETAWVDSIYNKMTVQEKIGQLFMVSAYSNKDSAHVNQISKLIEDYKIGNVIFFQGGPVRQAKLTNLYQSKSKVPLMIGIDAEWGLAMRLDSTYRYPWNMTLGAIQDLSLIEKVGKNMATENKRIGVHFNFAPVLDINTNPKNPIIGNRSFGEDKVNVSEKAIALMKGIQGNGVFCTGKHFPGHGDTSTDSHKALPTVNFSKDRLELVELYPYKKLFDEGLASVMVAHLNIPSLESQPNCPSSASYNVVTNLLQKELAFNGLIFTDGLAMKGAANFKGPGDLEIAVILAGNDILLCPENVPVAFQKLEVAYNEKVITEERLAHSVKKILHYKYKAGLNKYKPIDLNNLYEDLNPTQNDALHYKLYENAITVLKNEKEVLPIKDLSEKIAYVKLGEDTNSTFISTLKKYTDITEVKDTNLDSLNSELKKFDKVIISFHKVNKPWEKQEFTLQEMLWLKEIAKHNRVILDVFAKPYSLLSIDNFDDIEGLVVSYQNSDISQVVSAELLFGAIEAKGKLPVSINDAFHVNDGLTTEKLNRLAFTAPENVNMNPAILSKIDAVAQKAIDGKMTPGMQVLVARKGSVIFQKSYGTQTYDNGKTVTNSDLYDVASISKMISTLPNVMQLYDKNKVTLDTKLKDMVPFFAKTNKENITFKDLLNHYAGLQAWIPFYKATLDANTKPSQKYYRKIAENGFTTKVADSLYLRNDYHDTIMKIIAKSPVSPKKEYKYSDFTFIILKEYLERKTHKKLEDLSKENFYSTLGMTYTLYNPLDKFDKSNIAPTEIDNYFRHQVIQGYVHDMAAAMEGGVAGHAGIFSNSMDVAKMMQMYLQKGNYGGIQYFSPQTFDAFNTCYYKNQGVLRGLGFDKRVHKGGPTCDCVSETSFGHTGFTGNMAWADPETEIVYVFLSNRTYPEVVNDENKLAKGKIREEIQQIIQDAIIK
- the murQ gene encoding N-acetylmuramic acid 6-phosphate etherase — encoded protein: MKNKNPETEQESLYKDLDQMSVKELLTNINTEDKKVPNIIEEQIPKIEKLVKAIVKKMQLGGRLFYIGAGTSGRIGILDASECPPTFGVPHDMIIGIIAGGDTAIRKAVENAEDDTEQAWKDLEKFEISSLDFIIGIAASGNTPYVLGALKKAKEHNVKTGSISCISNGLIAQEADYPIELIVGPEFLTGSTRMKSGTAQKLTLNMISTSVMIKLGKVKGNKMVDMQLSNEKLVKRGIKMIMEELDIEYDLAEELLHKHKSVRAVLQAQK
- a CDS encoding DUF1343 domain-containing protein — encoded protein: MIKFIAKSAFVAAFLFCIPSHSSTIQNQNSLEINASVIKTGADNYEKYLPILKDKKVGIVTNQTGILSDKTHVVDFLLEKKIAIQTIFAPEHGFRGTADAGEHVVDGKDPKTGLPIISLYGDNKKPKPAQLAGIDVMIFDLQDVGARFYTYISSLHYVMEACAENNVPLIVFDRPNPNGSIVDGPLLEKEFTSFVGMHPIPLLHGLTIGEYAQMVNGEKWLKDGAQCKLTVIPCLDYKRTMPYSLLVKPSPNLPNDQSINLYASLCLFEGTNVSVGRGTETQFQIYGSPYLAKTNFRFTPKPNFGAKDPLYNGKECFGEDLTKYPKLKQLELKWLIKAYQNTSDKTKFFNAFFTKLAGTKKLQQQIESGVSEVAIRKTWQKDLEAFKKMRTKYLIYK